The following coding sequences lie in one Sphingomonas sp. M1-B02 genomic window:
- a CDS encoding magnesium chelatase subunit H — translation MPGSAPLPQKPLHVVIVTLDNHLSGAAERAAAQFASDGSPITIGFHAAADWDRDAGALDRCTADIARGDIVIATMLFLEDHIRAVMPALEARREECAAMLGLMSGSEVVKLTRLGDYRMDKPAKGPLALLKRLRGSSKPGATAGASQMKMLRRLPKMLRFIPGTAQDVRAYFLTLQYWLAGSDDNVVNMVRALANRYAGHAARAEAPRDYPEVGLYHPELAERMVEQVDALPAKPGTAGTVGLLMLRSYLLSRDTGHYDGVIAAMEARGLRVIPAFASGLDSRPAIEAFFLKDGHATVDAVVSLTGFSLVGGPAYNDAAAAETTLAQLDIPYVSAHPIEFQSLQQWGASRQGLLPIEATMMVAIPELDGAVLPSVFGGRADGSGEACTGCGRRCIFPASGLARAMQSCPERAEALAGKVAKMVALRRSDRASRNLAIVLFNFPPNAGATGTAAHLAVWESLHATLTRLSAEGYEVAVPADVDALREAVLHGNAARYGADANVHARIPADDHVRREPHLAQIEAQWGPAPGKQQSDGGTIHVLGAQFGQVFVGIQPAFGYEGDPMRLLFEGRFTPTHAFSAFYRWLREDFGAHAVLHFGTHGALEFMPGKQAGLSGDCWPERLIGDLPNIYLYAANNPSEGLIAKRRSGATLVSYLTPPLAEAGLYRGLNDLKALLERWRSSPSEDERAALEPMIRASAEALDLSPAPPRHAELVSASIASQTTTSPVEEWTLKQVQGDGAWDIASLPARLYEVERELIPHGLHVLGAPMSEETRAQMIAAGADADLSVENEELDALVHALDAGFVRPAPGGDVLRNPKVLPTGRNIHGFDPFRIPGAFACDQGTRQAEELIARHTGSGAPFPETLAMVLWGTDNLKSEGTQIAQALALIGARPRFDGFGRLAGAELIPLGELGRPRIDVVVTLSGIFRDLLPLQTRMIAEAAWLAACADEPLDQNFVRKHSLAHAAKHDCDFETAALRVFSNAEGSYGANVNLLIDDGAWSDPDEIAEVFERQKGYAYGRTGNPARQADLFKTALAGVDLAYQNLDSVELGVTDIDHYVDALGGMSRSITRAKGSSAPIYIVDATQGATKVRTLTEQVDLETRTRMLNPLWYEGMLKHGFEGVRNIEAHVTNTMGWSATTGEVSPWIYQRISETYVLDAEMRERLATLNPKASARVANRLIEASDRQYWAPDAATLAALHAASDELEDRLEGVTAVAA, via the coding sequence ATGCCCGGTAGCGCGCCCCTCCCCCAGAAACCCCTGCACGTCGTGATCGTCACGCTCGACAACCATCTGTCGGGAGCAGCTGAACGCGCCGCCGCGCAATTCGCCAGCGACGGTTCGCCGATCACGATCGGCTTTCACGCCGCCGCCGACTGGGACCGCGACGCCGGCGCGCTCGACCGTTGCACCGCCGACATCGCCCGCGGCGACATCGTCATCGCGACGATGCTGTTCCTCGAGGATCATATCCGCGCGGTGATGCCCGCGCTCGAGGCGCGGCGCGAGGAGTGCGCGGCGATGCTCGGGCTGATGTCGGGCAGCGAAGTCGTCAAGCTCACCCGGCTCGGCGACTATCGCATGGACAAGCCCGCCAAGGGCCCCCTCGCCTTGCTCAAGCGCCTCCGCGGCTCGTCCAAGCCCGGCGCGACGGCGGGCGCGAGCCAGATGAAGATGCTGCGCCGCCTGCCCAAGATGCTGCGCTTCATCCCGGGCACCGCGCAGGACGTCCGCGCTTATTTCCTCACGCTGCAATATTGGCTGGCGGGCAGCGACGACAATGTCGTCAACATGGTCCGCGCGCTCGCCAATCGCTACGCCGGCCACGCCGCCCGCGCCGAAGCCCCGCGCGACTATCCCGAAGTCGGCCTCTACCATCCCGAGCTCGCCGAACGGATGGTCGAGCAGGTCGATGCCCTTCCCGCCAAGCCAGGCACCGCCGGCACCGTCGGCCTGCTGATGCTGCGCTCCTATCTGCTCAGCCGCGATACCGGCCATTATGACGGCGTGATCGCGGCGATGGAGGCCAGGGGGCTGCGCGTCATCCCGGCCTTCGCCAGCGGGCTCGACTCGCGCCCGGCGATCGAGGCATTCTTTCTCAAGGACGGCCACGCCACCGTCGATGCGGTGGTGTCGCTGACAGGCTTCAGCCTCGTCGGCGGCCCAGCGTACAACGATGCGGCAGCGGCCGAAACCACGCTGGCGCAGCTCGACATACCCTATGTCTCGGCACACCCGATCGAGTTCCAGTCGCTCCAGCAATGGGGTGCGAGCCGCCAGGGCCTGCTGCCGATCGAAGCGACGATGATGGTCGCGATCCCCGAGCTCGACGGCGCGGTGCTGCCCAGCGTGTTCGGCGGCCGCGCCGACGGCTCGGGCGAGGCCTGCACCGGATGCGGCCGGCGCTGCATATTCCCCGCATCGGGCCTGGCCCGCGCAATGCAGAGCTGCCCCGAGCGCGCCGAAGCGCTCGCCGGCAAGGTCGCGAAGATGGTCGCGCTGCGCCGCTCCGATCGGGCCTCACGCAATCTGGCCATCGTGCTGTTCAACTTCCCCCCCAACGCCGGCGCAACCGGCACCGCCGCGCACCTCGCGGTGTGGGAATCGCTCCACGCCACGCTGACTCGGCTTTCGGCCGAAGGCTATGAAGTCGCGGTCCCCGCCGACGTTGATGCGCTGCGCGAGGCCGTCCTCCACGGCAATGCCGCGCGCTACGGCGCCGACGCCAACGTCCACGCCCGCATCCCCGCCGACGATCATGTCCGCCGCGAGCCACACCTCGCCCAGATCGAAGCGCAATGGGGCCCCGCACCGGGCAAGCAGCAGAGCGACGGCGGCACCATCCACGTCCTCGGTGCGCAGTTCGGCCAGGTCTTCGTCGGCATCCAGCCCGCCTTCGGCTATGAAGGCGATCCGATGCGACTGCTGTTCGAGGGCCGCTTCACCCCGACCCACGCGTTCAGCGCCTTCTATCGCTGGCTGCGCGAAGATTTCGGCGCGCACGCCGTCCTCCATTTCGGTACGCATGGCGCGCTCGAATTCATGCCGGGCAAGCAGGCCGGCCTTAGCGGCGATTGCTGGCCAGAGCGGCTGATCGGGGACCTGCCCAATATTTACCTCTACGCCGCCAACAACCCCTCCGAGGGTCTGATCGCCAAGCGCCGCTCGGGCGCGACCCTGGTCAGCTACCTCACGCCCCCGTTGGCCGAGGCCGGTCTGTACAGGGGTCTCAACGACCTCAAGGCACTGCTCGAGCGCTGGCGTTCCTCCCCATCCGAGGACGAGCGCGCCGCGCTTGAGCCGATGATCCGCGCGTCGGCGGAGGCACTGGACCTCAGCCCAGCTCCCCCCCGTCATGCTGAACTTGTTTCAGCATCTATCGCGTCACAAACGACGACATCGCCGGTGGAGGAATGGACCCTGAAACAAGTTCAGGGTGACGGAGCGTGGGACATAGCCTCGCTCCCCGCGCGCCTCTACGAAGTCGAACGCGAACTGATCCCGCACGGACTCCACGTCCTCGGCGCGCCAATGTCCGAAGAAACGCGCGCGCAGATGATTGCGGCAGGCGCCGATGCCGATCTGTCGGTCGAGAACGAAGAGCTCGATGCGCTGGTCCATGCGCTCGATGCCGGCTTCGTCCGCCCCGCGCCGGGCGGCGACGTGCTGCGCAATCCCAAGGTGCTGCCGACCGGGCGCAATATCCACGGCTTCGACCCCTTCCGCATCCCCGGCGCATTTGCTTGTGACCAAGGCACGCGCCAGGCCGAGGAATTGATCGCGCGGCACACCGGATCCGGCGCGCCCTTCCCCGAGACGCTGGCGATGGTGCTGTGGGGCACCGACAACCTCAAGTCCGAAGGCACCCAGATCGCCCAGGCGCTGGCGCTGATCGGCGCCCGGCCGCGCTTCGACGGGTTCGGCCGGCTCGCCGGCGCCGAACTGATCCCGCTTGGCGAACTCGGCCGCCCGCGGATCGACGTGGTCGTCACGCTTTCGGGCATCTTTCGCGACCTGCTGCCGCTCCAGACGCGGATGATCGCCGAAGCCGCCTGGCTCGCCGCCTGCGCCGACGAACCGCTCGACCAGAATTTCGTCCGCAAGCACAGCCTGGCGCACGCCGCCAAGCATGACTGCGACTTCGAGACCGCGGCGCTGCGCGTCTTCTCCAACGCCGAAGGATCGTACGGCGCCAACGTCAATCTGCTCATCGACGACGGCGCGTGGAGCGACCCCGACGAAATCGCCGAAGTGTTCGAGCGCCAGAAAGGCTATGCCTATGGCCGCACCGGCAATCCCGCGCGCCAGGCCGACTTGTTCAAGACCGCGCTCGCCGGCGTCGATCTCGCTTATCAGAATCTCGACTCGGTCGAGCTCGGCGTCACCGACATCGATCATTATGTCGATGCGCTCGGCGGGATGAGCCGCTCGATCACCCGGGCCAAGGGCAGCAGCGCCCCGATCTACATCGTGGATGCGACCCAGGGCGCGACCAAGGTCCGCACGCTCACCGAGCAAGTCGATCTCGAGACCCGCACCCGGATGCTCAATCCGCTCTGGTACGAAGGCATGCTCAAGCACGGCTTCGAGGGCGTCCGCAACATCGAGGCGCACGTCACCAACACGATGGGCTGGTCCGCCACGACCGGCGAAGTCAGCCCCTGGATCTATCAGCGGATCAGCGAGACCTATGTGCTCGACGCCGAGATGCGCGAACGCCTCGCCACGCTCAATCCCAAGGCTTCGGCCCGCGTCGCCAATCGCCTGATCGAGGCGAGCGACCGGCAATATTGGGCGCCCGACGCGGCGACCCTGGCGGCGCTCCACGCCGCCAGCGACGAACTCGAAGACCGCCTCGAAGGCGTCACCGCGGTGGCGGCATAA
- the bchB gene encoding ferredoxin:protochlorophyllide reductase (ATP-dependent) subunit B — MQLTVWTYEGPPHVGAMRVATAMEGVHYVLHAPQGDTYADLLFTMIERASKRPPVTYTTFQARDLGKDTAELFQTATREAYARFRPQAMLVGASCTAELIQDDPAGMAQAMGLPCPVIALELPSYQRKENWGAAETFYQLVRTLADKSARPAPREGRRPCANLLGPTALGFRHRDDVIEITRLLDTLGVDVHLVAPLGASPADIATIGAADFNILLYPEIGDTAVRWLEKTFGQKTVRTVPIGHGATRDFIAEVAEIAGIDASAALDTSNLPWWSRSVDSTYLTGKRVFIFGDASHAIAAARVARDELGFEVVGLGCYNREFARDLREAAVRYGVEPLITDDYLEVEEAIQALQPELVLGTQMERHIAKRLRIPCAVISAPVHVQDFPARYSPQMGFEGANVLFDTWVHPLVMGLEEHLLTMFRDDFEFSDASGASHLGHGSSSILPGTGRGTADEVGGGGGSPQTDSPAESPLHHATHGPPPRAGEDFWSPEAEKELLKIPFFVRGKARRNTEKYAAEQGLTAITLDTLYDAKAHYAR, encoded by the coding sequence ATGCAGCTGACCGTCTGGACCTATGAGGGACCGCCGCATGTCGGGGCGATGCGAGTCGCGACAGCGATGGAGGGCGTCCATTATGTCCTCCACGCGCCGCAGGGCGACACCTATGCCGACCTGCTGTTCACGATGATCGAGCGGGCGTCCAAGCGCCCGCCGGTCACCTACACCACCTTCCAGGCGCGCGACCTCGGCAAGGATACCGCCGAGCTGTTCCAGACCGCGACGCGTGAGGCCTATGCCCGCTTCCGCCCCCAGGCAATGCTGGTCGGCGCTTCGTGCACCGCCGAGCTGATCCAGGACGATCCCGCCGGCATGGCGCAGGCGATGGGCCTGCCCTGCCCGGTCATCGCGCTCGAGCTGCCGAGCTATCAGCGCAAGGAGAATTGGGGCGCGGCCGAGACCTTCTACCAGCTCGTCCGCACCCTCGCCGACAAGAGTGCCCGCCCTGCCCCGCGCGAAGGCCGCCGCCCGTGCGCCAATTTGCTCGGCCCGACGGCACTCGGCTTCCGCCACCGCGACGACGTGATCGAGATCACCCGCCTGCTCGACACGCTCGGCGTCGATGTACACCTGGTCGCCCCGCTCGGCGCCTCGCCCGCCGATATCGCGACGATCGGCGCGGCGGACTTCAACATCCTCCTCTACCCCGAGATCGGCGACACCGCGGTGCGCTGGCTGGAGAAGACCTTCGGCCAGAAGACCGTGCGCACCGTGCCGATCGGCCATGGAGCAACGCGTGACTTCATCGCCGAGGTCGCGGAGATAGCCGGGATCGACGCATCGGCGGCGCTCGATACCTCGAACCTGCCCTGGTGGAGCCGCTCGGTCGACTCGACATATCTGACGGGCAAGCGCGTCTTCATTTTCGGCGACGCGAGCCACGCCATCGCCGCCGCCCGCGTGGCCCGCGACGAGCTCGGCTTCGAGGTCGTCGGCCTGGGCTGCTACAACCGCGAATTCGCCCGCGACCTGCGCGAAGCCGCCGTGCGCTACGGCGTCGAGCCGCTGATCACCGACGACTATCTCGAAGTCGAGGAGGCGATCCAGGCGCTCCAGCCCGAACTGGTGCTCGGCACCCAGATGGAGCGCCACATCGCCAAGCGGTTGCGCATCCCCTGCGCAGTGATCTCGGCACCGGTCCACGTCCAGGATTTCCCCGCACGCTATTCGCCGCAAATGGGGTTCGAGGGCGCCAACGTGCTGTTCGACACCTGGGTCCACCCACTGGTGATGGGTCTGGAGGAACATCTGCTGACGATGTTCCGCGACGATTTCGAATTTTCTGACGCCAGCGGGGCGAGCCATCTGGGGCATGGTTCTTCTTCTATCCTCCCCGGCACGGGGAGGGGGACCGCCGACGAAGTCGGTGGTGGAGGGGGCTCTCCACAAACGGACTCGCCCGCGGAGAGCCCCCTCCACCATGCTACGCATGGTCCCCCTCCCCGTGCCGGGGAGGATTTCTGGTCCCCCGAAGCCGAAAAAGAACTGCTCAAAATCCCCTTCTTCGTGCGCGGCAAGGCACGCCGCAACACCGAGAAATACGCCGCCGAACAGGGCCTCACCGCGATCACGCTCGACACGCTCTACGACGCGAAGGCGCATTATGCCCGGTAG
- a CDS encoding ferredoxin:protochlorophyllide reductase (ATP-dependent) subunit N → MLSAAPLGCESAPVLRERGQREVFCGLTGIIWLHRKVQDAFFLVVGSRTCAHLLQSAAGVMVFAEPRFGTAIIEERDLAGMADCNEELDRVVDRLLARRPDIKLLFLVGSCPSEVIKLDLSRAAARLSVKHAGVTKILNYSGSGIETTFTEGEDACLAALVPDLAADTSDAPSLMIVGALPDVVEDQFLRLFAELGIAPVHSLPARRAGAMPPVGPNTRFLLAQPFLGETARALEDRGAVRLDALFPFGAEGTTNWLQAAATAFGVDDMHFRRVIAPGRERAKRAIAHSAERLAGKRITFLPDSQLEVPLARFLATELGMVPVEVGTPYLHRRHLAQELALLPADTLISEGQDVDKQLDRVRAAQPDLTVCGLGLANPLEAEGLTTKWAIELVFSPIHGFDQAGDLAELFARPLRRRDVLRV, encoded by the coding sequence TTGCTGTCCGCCGCGCCGCTGGGATGCGAATCCGCACCCGTCCTGCGCGAACGCGGACAGCGCGAGGTTTTCTGCGGACTGACCGGGATCATCTGGCTCCACCGCAAGGTTCAGGACGCTTTCTTTCTCGTCGTCGGCTCGCGCACGTGCGCGCATCTGCTCCAGTCGGCCGCCGGCGTGATGGTGTTCGCCGAGCCGCGCTTCGGCACCGCGATCATCGAGGAGCGCGACCTCGCCGGGATGGCCGATTGCAACGAGGAGCTCGACCGAGTCGTCGATCGGCTGCTCGCACGCCGGCCGGATATCAAATTGCTGTTCCTCGTCGGCTCGTGCCCCTCCGAAGTGATCAAGCTCGATCTCTCGCGCGCCGCTGCGCGGCTCTCGGTCAAGCATGCCGGCGTGACCAAGATCCTCAATTATTCGGGCTCGGGGATCGAGACCACCTTCACCGAGGGCGAGGACGCCTGCCTCGCCGCTCTGGTCCCCGATCTCGCCGCCGACACCTCGGACGCGCCGAGCCTGATGATCGTCGGCGCGCTGCCCGATGTCGTCGAGGACCAGTTCCTGCGGCTCTTCGCCGAGCTCGGCATCGCCCCCGTCCATTCGCTCCCCGCCCGCCGCGCCGGCGCCATGCCGCCGGTTGGCCCGAACACGCGCTTTCTGCTCGCCCAGCCCTTCCTGGGCGAGACCGCGCGCGCGCTCGAAGATCGCGGCGCGGTACGCCTCGACGCGCTGTTCCCGTTCGGCGCGGAGGGAACCACCAACTGGCTCCAGGCCGCCGCGACCGCCTTCGGCGTGGACGACATGCACTTTCGCCGGGTGATCGCCCCGGGCCGCGAGCGGGCCAAGCGCGCGATCGCGCATTCGGCCGAGCGGCTGGCCGGCAAGCGCATCACCTTTCTCCCCGATTCGCAGCTCGAAGTGCCGCTCGCGCGCTTTCTCGCCACCGAATTGGGCATGGTCCCGGTCGAAGTCGGCACGCCCTATCTCCACCGCCGCCATCTCGCGCAGGAACTGGCTTTGCTCCCCGCCGACACGCTGATCAGCGAAGGCCAGGACGTCGACAAGCAGCTCGATCGCGTTCGCGCCGCGCAACCCGATCTCACGGTCTGCGGCCTGGGGCTCGCCAACCCGCTCGAGGCCGAGGGGCTGACGACCAAATGGGCGATCGAACTGGTCTTCTCGCCGATCCACGGCTTCGACCAGGCCGGCGACCTCGCCGAACTCTTCGCGCGGCCGCTGCGGCGCCGCGACGTGCTGAGGGTCTGA
- the bchF gene encoding 2-vinyl bacteriochlorophyllide hydratase gives MRSNDPSFADIKGGTLQPLYTPEQRRRRDSTRWTLVQGILAPVQFLIFLVSLALVLRYLANGEGAYAATVSIVVKTLALYAIMITGSIWEKVVFGKWLFVPAFFWEDVFSMLVLALHSAYLVALFAGLGSERDRMLLALAAYATYAINAAQFLLKLRAARLQGATQARSLAVAG, from the coding sequence ATGCGGTCGAACGACCCTTCCTTCGCAGACATCAAAGGGGGCACACTCCAGCCTCTCTACACGCCCGAACAGCGCCGCCGCCGCGACTCGACTCGCTGGACGCTGGTGCAGGGGATCCTCGCCCCGGTGCAGTTCCTGATCTTCCTCGTCAGCCTGGCGTTGGTGCTGCGCTATCTCGCCAACGGCGAAGGTGCTTATGCCGCGACGGTCTCGATCGTGGTCAAGACGCTGGCGCTCTACGCGATCATGATCACCGGCTCGATCTGGGAAAAGGTCGTGTTCGGCAAATGGCTGTTCGTCCCTGCCTTCTTCTGGGAAGACGTGTTCAGCATGCTCGTGCTGGCGTTGCACAGCGCCTATCTGGTGGCGTTGTTCGCCGGGCTCGGCTCGGAGCGCGATCGGATGCTGCTCGCGCTGGCCGCCTATGCCACCTACGCGATCAACGCCGCGCAGTTTCTCCTCAAATTGCGCGCGGCGCGGCTTCAAGGGGCGACCCAAGCCCGAAGCCTGGCGGTGGCAGGGTGA
- a CDS encoding cobalamin B12-binding domain-containing protein → MPSLMRSARGVPTDDGGMLTRNWRRSDDSLSAFRSRVDLDDSRSLTTLIESEIIPRLMVAHATDLEPPAAEIEESGVTIDPAEVEALAPMALQVEADVLLAHVERILSRGVSVDTVMVDLLAPAARLLGEYWEDDRCDFIDVTMGLWRLQEIVHEIATPASPKRIGAGGSSSALFASMPGDGHSFGTVVIEEVFRRDGWETDRLSDATTPDLLKRVSAGWFDLIGLTISCDCHIAELPSLIAAMRNVSRNPRACVMVGGRVFAANPDLARQIGADGTARDAKVALKMATSLVRERAREAAHYR, encoded by the coding sequence ATGCCGTCGCTGATGCGATCTGCCAGAGGTGTTCCGACCGACGACGGCGGCATGCTGACTCGCAACTGGCGACGCAGTGACGACAGTCTTTCCGCTTTCCGATCGCGGGTCGATCTGGACGATAGCCGATCGCTCACGACACTGATCGAAAGCGAGATCATTCCGCGCCTGATGGTGGCGCACGCAACCGATCTGGAGCCCCCGGCCGCGGAGATCGAGGAGAGCGGCGTCACGATCGACCCTGCCGAGGTCGAGGCGCTCGCGCCGATGGCTTTGCAGGTCGAGGCAGACGTGCTTCTGGCGCATGTCGAGCGAATCCTCTCGCGCGGCGTCTCGGTCGACACGGTCATGGTGGATTTGCTCGCGCCGGCGGCTCGGCTGCTGGGCGAATATTGGGAAGATGATCGCTGCGATTTCATCGACGTGACGATGGGCTTGTGGCGTCTGCAGGAAATCGTCCACGAGATCGCCACGCCCGCCTCGCCGAAGCGCATCGGCGCCGGCGGCAGCAGCAGTGCGCTGTTCGCGTCCATGCCGGGCGACGGCCACAGCTTTGGTACCGTCGTGATCGAGGAAGTCTTTCGCCGCGACGGCTGGGAGACCGACCGCCTCAGCGACGCGACCACGCCCGACTTGCTCAAGCGGGTCTCCGCCGGCTGGTTCGACCTCATCGGATTGACGATCAGTTGCGACTGCCATATTGCCGAACTGCCTTCGCTTATTGCTGCAATGCGAAACGTTTCCAGGAATCCGCGTGCATGCGTTATGGTCGGGGGCAGAGTTTTCGCTGCGAACCCTGATCTCGCGCGGCAAATTGGAGCTGATGGAACCGCCCGCGATGCAAAAGTTGCTCTCAAAATGGCCACGTCGCTGGTGCGTGAGCGAGCCCGGGAGGCCGCGCACTACCGTTGA
- the ppsR gene encoding transcriptional regulator PpsR, producing the protein MSASTAASLLAAVGDLTIILTAEGVVLDVAIAQGELLGHGFDAWVGGRWIDTVTVESRTKVREMLDAASEPGGNQRWRQINHSVAGGDVPVRYLVMALGDSSRLIAIGRDMRGAAAMQQQLLRTQQSLERDYIRLRQVETRYRMLFDIASEPVLIVDAQTRLIREANPAAHRMLDLADGALAGTPVNAIVEADDRDNFIAHLGAAEVADYIAPVTLRLRDRRGPARISAQLFRESRVPLMLVRALPVDAASPGDRHQATLSEVVERMPDAFVLADRDFNILTANAAFVELTEMPSAERVTGAKLATWLGRPGIDLDLIRGQLREHGTVRNVATILRGSAGGQEEVEVSGVVAPTANGECYGFTIRNVARRMRDLPPAPRDVPRSVEQLTELVGRTSLKEIVRESTDLIERLCIEAALEYTSNNRASAAEILGVSRQSLYSKMHRHGLGNLVPDSN; encoded by the coding sequence TTGTCCGCCAGCACTGCGGCATCGTTGCTCGCCGCGGTCGGCGACCTGACGATCATCCTGACGGCTGAGGGCGTGGTCCTCGATGTCGCGATCGCCCAGGGCGAATTGCTTGGCCACGGCTTCGACGCGTGGGTCGGTGGCAGGTGGATCGATACGGTGACGGTGGAGAGCCGGACCAAGGTTCGCGAGATGCTTGACGCCGCGTCCGAACCCGGTGGGAACCAGCGCTGGCGCCAGATCAACCACAGCGTCGCAGGCGGCGACGTGCCCGTCCGTTACCTGGTGATGGCGCTGGGTGACAGTAGCCGGCTGATCGCGATCGGTCGCGACATGCGCGGCGCTGCTGCAATGCAGCAACAATTGCTGCGCACTCAGCAGTCGCTGGAACGCGATTATATCCGGCTGCGGCAGGTCGAGACGCGTTACCGGATGCTGTTCGATATCGCATCCGAGCCGGTGCTTATCGTCGACGCCCAGACCCGTCTCATCCGCGAAGCAAACCCTGCCGCGCATCGCATGCTCGATCTGGCCGACGGCGCGCTTGCCGGCACCCCGGTCAATGCGATCGTGGAAGCCGATGACCGGGATAATTTCATCGCCCATCTCGGCGCGGCCGAAGTCGCGGACTATATCGCGCCGGTCACCCTGCGGCTGCGCGATCGCCGCGGTCCGGCGCGCATCTCGGCGCAATTGTTTCGCGAATCGCGCGTTCCGCTGATGCTGGTGCGCGCGCTGCCGGTGGACGCGGCGAGCCCGGGGGATCGCCACCAGGCGACGCTGAGCGAGGTAGTCGAGCGCATGCCCGACGCCTTCGTCCTCGCCGATCGCGATTTCAATATTCTGACCGCCAACGCCGCCTTCGTCGAACTGACCGAAATGCCCTCGGCCGAACGTGTCACCGGCGCCAAGCTCGCGACATGGCTCGGCCGTCCCGGCATCGATCTCGATCTGATCCGTGGGCAATTGCGCGAACATGGCACCGTGCGCAACGTCGCGACGATCCTGCGCGGATCGGCGGGCGGGCAGGAAGAGGTCGAGGTTTCGGGCGTCGTTGCCCCGACGGCCAATGGCGAATGCTACGGCTTCACCATTCGCAATGTCGCTCGCCGGATGCGCGACCTGCCTCCGGCGCCGCGCGATGTCCCGCGTTCGGTGGAGCAGCTGACCGAACTGGTCGGCCGGACGTCGCTCAAGGAAATCGTTCGCGAATCGACCGACTTGATCGAGCGGCTCTGCATCGAAGCGGCGCTTGAATATACGTCGAACAATCGTGCGTCCGCGGCCGAAATCCTCGGGGTCAGCCGGCAGAGCCTCTATTCCAAGATGCATCGGCATGGCCTGGGCAATCTGGTTCCCGACTCCAACTGA
- the chlG gene encoding chlorophyll synthase ChlG — translation MDRSLSSRSPAPIPAARDVLELLKPITWFPPMWAFMCGVVSSGVPIADRWPFLIAGVLLTGPLVCGTSQAINDWFDRDVDAINEPGRPIPSGRIGGNWGLRIAIAGTILSLALAAVTGPWVLAATCLGLLCAWGYSAPPFRFKVSGIWGPAVVALTYEGLTWFTGASVMAGALPSVPVLIILALYSFGAHGIMTLNDFKAVEGDRATGLRSLPVVLGVDRAARLACAVMALPQFVVVALLATWGHSVAAAIVAALLAGQLILMRRLLSDPRTHTPWYNATGTTLYVFGMLASAFGLGGVMGL, via the coding sequence ATGGATCGATCGCTCTCCAGCAGAAGCCCGGCCCCGATCCCGGCGGCGCGGGATGTCCTAGAACTTCTAAAGCCGATCACCTGGTTCCCCCCGATGTGGGCGTTCATGTGCGGCGTGGTCTCGTCGGGCGTACCGATCGCCGATCGCTGGCCCTTCCTGATCGCGGGCGTGCTCCTGACCGGGCCGCTGGTGTGCGGCACTTCTCAGGCGATCAACGACTGGTTCGACCGCGACGTCGACGCGATCAACGAACCGGGTCGGCCGATCCCGTCGGGCCGAATCGGCGGCAATTGGGGGCTGCGGATCGCCATTGCCGGGACAATATTGTCGCTGGCGCTGGCCGCGGTGACCGGGCCATGGGTGTTGGCCGCGACCTGCCTCGGCCTGCTCTGCGCCTGGGGCTACAGCGCGCCGCCGTTCCGGTTCAAGGTAAGCGGCATCTGGGGCCCGGCCGTGGTTGCGCTGACCTATGAAGGCCTGACCTGGTTCACCGGCGCGAGCGTGATGGCCGGCGCGCTGCCGTCCGTCCCGGTGCTCATCATTCTCGCGCTCTATAGTTTCGGCGCGCACGGCATCATGACGCTCAACGATTTCAAGGCGGTCGAGGGCGATCGTGCCACCGGGTTGCGCTCGCTGCCGGTGGTGCTCGGCGTCGATCGCGCCGCGCGGCTCGCCTGCGCGGTGATGGCACTGCCGCAGTTCGTGGTCGTGGCGTTACTCGCGACGTGGGGACATTCGGTCGCGGCGGCGATCGTCGCAGCACTGCTGGCAGGCCAGTTGATCCTGATGCGGCGCCTTCTCAGCGATCCCCGTACCCACACTCCCTGGTACAATGCGACCGGGACGACGCTGTACGTGTTCGGGATGCTCGCGTCGGCATTCGGGCTGGGCGGGGTAATGGGGCTATGA